A genomic region of Fodinisporobacter ferrooxydans contains the following coding sequences:
- a CDS encoding AAA family ATPase, whose translation MLKSFSVCRYRNLNIDELQLKRINVLIGPNNSGKSNLIDALSFLSSLILSKEIDGTSSIFLRELLKRGWDDVLDRRETKPNEVKMSWVIEGVNELPELKYELNFHVPVTSKPPEGYNISLEKLSNTKPIESKDRPYEYFQCHNEQLGLGWFSGKARGNKQTKRVRIQVNCQETIFNQMDTLLDHEEFRISTYPVFKSALETVRKFFQGFYAYSSTEINLKKVRQPVGVQLSLKYLSKDADNYVNVLRFIEEKHEGFLVQYTKIIQEIIPNLSQMRIINMEDNKSFLQLQISKQWYHLSEMSDGTIKGMIIALLLWSPERMTLLSLDEPELNLHPAWLRVISNWIIRSNMPKQIFVSTHSPDLLDGLTDLFMEDKLNLYAFNLDEDQTLKLVSPETVRSLYEQGWQLGDMYRVGQPELGAWPW comes from the coding sequence ATGCTTAAATCATTCTCGGTGTGTCGTTATCGAAATTTAAATATTGACGAATTGCAGTTGAAAAGAATAAATGTACTTATTGGGCCCAACAATTCCGGTAAAAGTAATCTAATCGATGCTCTTAGTTTTTTGTCGAGTTTGATATTAAGTAAAGAAATCGATGGCACATCAAGTATTTTCCTTAGAGAGCTATTGAAACGGGGCTGGGATGATGTTTTAGATCGGCGTGAGACTAAACCGAACGAAGTAAAAATGAGCTGGGTTATTGAGGGTGTAAATGAACTTCCAGAGTTAAAGTATGAGCTCAATTTTCATGTGCCTGTAACAAGCAAACCCCCCGAAGGCTATAATATTTCACTTGAAAAACTAAGCAACACCAAACCAATTGAATCTAAAGATCGCCCATATGAATATTTTCAATGTCATAATGAACAGTTAGGGTTAGGTTGGTTTTCTGGAAAAGCAAGAGGCAACAAACAAACAAAACGGGTACGAATTCAAGTAAACTGTCAAGAAACAATATTTAATCAAATGGATACATTATTGGATCATGAAGAATTTCGAATATCTACGTATCCGGTTTTTAAATCGGCACTTGAAACAGTTCGGAAATTTTTTCAGGGTTTTTATGCTTATTCTAGTACGGAAATCAATTTGAAAAAGGTTCGTCAACCGGTTGGTGTTCAATTGTCTTTGAAATACTTGTCAAAAGATGCTGATAATTATGTTAATGTATTAAGATTTATCGAGGAGAAACATGAGGGATTTTTGGTTCAGTATACCAAAATAATCCAAGAAATCATTCCTAATCTTTCTCAGATGCGTATCATTAATATGGAAGATAATAAAAGTTTTCTTCAATTACAAATTTCCAAACAATGGTATCATCTTTCGGAGATGTCTGATGGTACCATAAAGGGAATGATAATAGCTTTACTCCTTTGGTCACCGGAACGAATGACATTATTGAGTTTGGATGAACCTGAGTTAAATCTCCATCCTGCTTGGCTAAGAGTAATTTCCAATTGGATTATCCGTTCTAATATGCCAAAGCAAATCTTTGTCAGTACACATTCTCCCGATTTACTTGATGGTTTAACCGACTTATTTATGGAGGACAAACTTAACTTATACGCTTTTAATTTAGATGAAGATCAAACTTTAAAATTGGTATCTCCGGAAACTGTACGCTCTTTATATGAACAAGGTTGGCAATTAGGGGATATGTATAGAGTTGGACAGCCAGAATTAGGAGCGTGGCCTTGGTGA
- a CDS encoding 3'-5' exonuclease — MFPAETKCSFTVADEDQLIYEWNDARFEYLLQFVQKQNAKILQMFENYRCPQEVLNAANRLIRLNLHRLADKRDLNANKLSSGQAIFLDAFETPEEEVNKIVAKIQELDAFEETCIIARNRFVLQPFAEYLVALGIPFHQAATDERFASREVKVLTYLLQAVFNEQDKLHLNLVCDLLGIDVEEVILNSGNGTLCMSFIRMLGDKKPNLARILGQFINNKVRFEFYMERILQEISGIALDEETDENRLIFDDFKQLKSILANYKREREDEERNLGDFLGYLALSPKANSKQIGVSLLTGHAAKGLEYDYVFLVSLNQGIFPDYRAVKDGRQLEEERRNCFVAITRTKRNLFISYTKLKQTRFGLKTHEPSQFIREMDLIDDEGALLTTSHHV; from the coding sequence TTGTTTCCTGCGGAAACAAAGTGCTCATTCACAGTAGCCGATGAGGATCAACTTATTTATGAGTGGAATGATGCAAGGTTTGAATATTTGTTGCAATTTGTTCAAAAACAAAATGCCAAGATTCTTCAAATGTTTGAGAATTACCGTTGCCCACAAGAAGTGTTGAACGCGGCAAATCGTTTAATTCGCTTAAATTTGCATCGACTTGCAGACAAAAGGGATTTAAATGCAAACAAACTCAGTTCTGGGCAAGCAATTTTTCTTGATGCATTCGAAACCCCAGAGGAAGAAGTTAATAAGATTGTAGCAAAGATTCAAGAGCTTGACGCATTTGAGGAAACATGCATCATTGCCAGAAATCGATTTGTATTACAGCCGTTTGCTGAGTATCTTGTTGCATTGGGAATTCCCTTCCATCAGGCGGCAACAGATGAGAGGTTTGCCTCACGGGAAGTGAAGGTGCTAACTTACCTTTTGCAAGCTGTATTTAATGAACAAGATAAGCTTCATCTCAATCTCGTTTGTGATTTGTTGGGGATTGATGTAGAGGAAGTAATTTTGAATTCAGGTAATGGAACATTATGTATGAGTTTTATTCGTATGCTGGGAGACAAAAAACCAAACTTGGCGAGAATTCTTGGACAATTCATTAACAACAAGGTGAGATTTGAGTTTTATATGGAACGTATTTTGCAAGAGATATCAGGGATAGCGTTGGATGAAGAAACAGATGAGAATCGATTGATCTTCGATGATTTTAAGCAGTTAAAAAGTATTCTTGCGAATTATAAACGGGAGAGGGAAGATGAGGAACGGAACTTGGGAGATTTTCTTGGGTATCTTGCTCTTTCGCCTAAAGCAAACTCGAAACAGATAGGTGTATCTTTACTAACAGGACATGCTGCAAAGGGCCTAGAATATGATTATGTTTTCCTCGTTTCGTTAAACCAGGGTATTTTCCCAGATTACCGGGCAGTAAAAGATGGAAGGCAATTGGAAGAAGAGCGGCGTAACTGCTTTGTAGCCATAACACGAACGAAAAGAAACTTGTTCATAAGCTATACAAAATTAAAGCAAACTCGCTTCGGTTTGAAAACACACGAACCTTCCCAGTTTATCAGGGAGATGGATTTGATTGACGACGAGGGAGCGTTATTAACTACATCCCACCACGTATAG
- a CDS encoding DUF6431 domain-containing protein: MIITHHFPVDLPCYFQLGRANNFPVIESCPICKSQQKLKRHGFYNRYAIETDAEYRIPICRYKCPNPKCNKTFAILPDFLLPYFQNTLSSILQTLQLFWAYCVLLFSRQLVCFYRKRLMAKSKIIEMFFRLEGNKQIFPEDPIEKAIMLLNMIETLPRVTFIRKWHNHYISSFMAHSFYHGSPVAKTE, encoded by the coding sequence GTGATTATTACCCATCATTTTCCAGTTGATCTTCCCTGTTATTTTCAGCTCGGCAGGGCCAATAATTTCCCTGTGATTGAATCTTGCCCGATTTGTAAGTCCCAACAGAAGTTAAAACGCCATGGTTTTTATAACCGCTACGCGATCGAGACCGATGCAGAATATCGGATTCCCATTTGCCGTTACAAATGTCCGAATCCCAAATGTAACAAAACATTCGCTATTCTTCCGGATTTTCTGCTTCCCTACTTTCAGAACACGCTCTCTTCCATCTTGCAGACCTTACAACTATTCTGGGCTTATTGTGTACTGCTATTTAGCCGCCAGTTAGTTTGTTTTTACCGGAAACGGTTGATGGCCAAAAGCAAAATCATCGAGATGTTCTTTCGTCTTGAGGGGAACAAACAGATCTTCCCAGAAGATCCCATAGAAAAAGCCATAATGCTTCTGAATATGATTGAAACTCTCCCCAGAGTCACCTTCATTCGAAAGTGGCACAATCATTACATTAGCAGCTTTATGGCACATTCATTTTATCACGGATCACCCGTGGCCAAAACAGAATAA
- a CDS encoding DDE-type integrase/transposase/recombinase, giving the protein MDEQNRERVALFRYGIIAPLLNEQVDRATYLAEVSAKTHEVPYYGSKEFTPKTILAWLRQYRRNGFDALKPQARSDRGQSRSLSGELQLHLVSLRKENQGMPVTVFYDQLVQQGEILPQDVSYTSIYRLLKKEGLLGKGIVRSPERKRFSHDTVNMLWQTDLSDGPYLRTGDKKIKTYLIAVIDDCSRLCTFAQFVPSEKFDGLRTVLKEALLRRGIPKMLYTDNGKIFRSDTLHLACAELGIHLLHTQPYDAASKGKIERLFGTIKTRFYSLLKAKPASSLEELNERFWKWLEEDYHRKPHSSLNGKMPLEVYLSQIDQVRMVDDPAKLDPIFLKRENRTVKHDGTFSLNNQLYEVPERFIGQKIEIRYDEQGVHIYEDGKPVARASEVNFHDNAHVKRKRPAISFADMQGMDRKGEDRE; this is encoded by the coding sequence ATGGATGAACAAAACCGGGAACGCGTGGCCCTTTTTCGCTATGGGATCATCGCTCCCTTGCTCAATGAACAGGTGGATCGCGCCACATATTTGGCTGAGGTGTCTGCCAAAACCCACGAAGTCCCTTACTATGGTTCCAAAGAATTTACACCCAAGACAATCTTAGCTTGGCTAAGGCAATATCGCCGTAATGGTTTTGACGCGTTAAAGCCCCAGGCACGTTCGGATCGAGGACAATCCCGATCGTTATCCGGTGAATTACAGCTGCACTTGGTATCCCTGCGTAAAGAAAATCAAGGAATGCCAGTGACGGTGTTTTATGACCAATTGGTGCAACAAGGAGAGATTTTACCGCAGGATGTATCTTATACCTCTATCTATCGCTTACTGAAAAAGGAGGGATTGCTGGGGAAGGGGATAGTGCGTTCGCCCGAACGAAAACGGTTTTCTCATGATACGGTCAATATGCTCTGGCAAACCGACCTGTCAGATGGGCCATATCTTCGTACAGGCGACAAAAAAATCAAGACGTATTTAATTGCGGTGATCGATGATTGCTCTCGCCTATGCACATTTGCGCAATTTGTCCCATCCGAGAAATTTGACGGGCTACGCACAGTCTTGAAAGAAGCTTTGCTTCGCAGAGGCATTCCCAAGATGCTGTATACCGACAACGGCAAGATCTTTCGTTCCGATACGCTGCATTTGGCTTGTGCAGAATTAGGCATACACCTCCTGCACACGCAGCCCTATGATGCCGCTAGCAAAGGGAAAATAGAACGCCTGTTCGGAACGATTAAGACGCGTTTCTATTCGCTGTTAAAAGCAAAACCGGCTTCTTCATTGGAAGAACTGAATGAACGGTTTTGGAAGTGGTTGGAGGAAGACTACCATCGCAAGCCACATTCTTCTCTCAATGGAAAAATGCCGCTCGAAGTGTACTTGTCCCAGATTGATCAAGTACGGATGGTCGACGACCCTGCCAAATTAGATCCTATCTTTCTTAAACGGGAGAATCGAACTGTCAAACATGACGGAACGTTTTCGCTCAATAACCAGCTGTATGAAGTTCCCGAGCGATTTATAGGTCAAAAGATCGAGATTCGTTACGATGAACAAGGCGTGCATATCTATGAGGACGGGAAACCAGTCGCTCGCGCTTCTGAAGTGAATTTTCATGATAATGCTCATGTAAAACGAAAACGACCCGCCATCTCCTTCGCTGATATGCAAGGGATGGACAGGAAAGGAGAAGATAGGGAATGA
- a CDS encoding ExeA family protein has protein sequence MIMAFYSLSKIPFAKETKGMSPYTSRSFQEAMGCLTYMKQVRGMALVVGDPGAGKTYALGAFAEGLGQSLYKVIYFPLSTGTVTDFYRGLAFGLGEQPQSRKVDLFRQIQQAISRLFYEQKITPVFILDEMQMAKDVFLQDLSLLFNFHMDTQNPFVLLICGWPYLRDRLSLNPHRSLSQRLLVRHQVEPLDKEEVKGYMEHHLAYAGAKYPIFTEDAIEAVSACSNGYPRLINLLAMHALLYGSQNKKEQIDAEVIRIIAPECGLALR, from the coding sequence ATGATCATGGCATTCTATTCCCTTTCCAAAATCCCTTTTGCCAAGGAAACCAAAGGTATGTCGCCCTATACTTCCCGTTCCTTTCAAGAAGCAATGGGATGTTTAACCTACATGAAGCAGGTTCGCGGCATGGCACTTGTTGTCGGCGACCCGGGAGCCGGTAAAACCTACGCCTTGGGTGCATTTGCCGAAGGCTTGGGCCAATCGCTCTACAAGGTCATCTATTTCCCGTTGTCTACAGGAACAGTAACTGACTTTTACCGTGGATTGGCCTTCGGCCTAGGAGAACAGCCACAAAGTCGGAAAGTGGATCTGTTTCGCCAAATCCAACAGGCGATTAGCCGTTTGTTCTACGAACAAAAGATTACGCCGGTTTTCATCCTTGACGAGATGCAAATGGCCAAAGATGTCTTTTTACAAGATTTGAGCCTGCTCTTTAATTTTCACATGGATACCCAGAATCCTTTTGTCCTTCTTATATGCGGCTGGCCTTACTTACGGGACCGTCTGTCGTTAAACCCACATAGATCCTTATCCCAGCGGCTTTTGGTTCGACATCAGGTCGAGCCGCTGGATAAGGAAGAGGTCAAGGGATATATGGAGCATCACCTTGCCTATGCCGGGGCGAAATATCCGATTTTCACGGAAGACGCAATAGAAGCTGTTAGTGCCTGTTCCAATGGATATCCACGCCTGATTAATTTATTGGCTATGCACGCCCTATTATATGGCAGCCAAAACAAAAAAGAACAGATCGATGCCGAAGTCATCCGGATCATCGCCCCGGAGTGCGGTCTGGCATTGAGATAG
- a CDS encoding DUF5348 domain-containing protein translates to MTRTQKPGILVYCPAKERWQIQKIDHSYDLHCGDCFEIKVGYEYIPCRIELGCEWLLYLRETRFYLHPKQKYEVKVD, encoded by the coding sequence ATGACCCGAACCCAAAAACCAGGAATCCTCGTCTATTGTCCTGCCAAGGAACGCTGGCAAATCCAAAAGATAGACCATTCTTACGACCTTCACTGCGGCGATTGTTTCGAGATTAAGGTAGGCTATGAGTATATCCCTTGTAGAATAGAACTTGGCTGTGAATGGCTGTTATACCTTCGGGAAACTCGATTTTATTTACATCCAAAACAGAAATACGAAGTGAAAGTCGATTAA
- a CDS encoding ATP-dependent helicase, with the protein MEYNVLLDGLNDQQREAVLHKDGSLLVISGPGSGKTTILTRRIAYLLNESKGETFKILALTFTTKAANEMKERIEKYVGNDVKRLFIGTFHSFCCDVLRKYGSYIGIDNEFTLYENNGEYIQLLIEAIQDELARSDSKYRDILMKFKEDAVLRNSVQGIYAKIIQLKNRLIAPAEIHQVGSNFSEDFRVMYQLYNEKLRANNVVDFADLLFLSCKLFQERPFIGKQYRNVYRYLLIDEAQDTNKAQFELIQALCGREHRNVFVVACEFAQ; encoded by the coding sequence ATGGAATATAATGTACTGTTGGATGGATTGAACGACCAGCAACGAGAAGCTGTCTTGCATAAGGATGGTTCGCTATTGGTGATTTCTGGCCCAGGATCAGGAAAAACAACCATTTTGACCAGAAGAATAGCTTATCTTCTAAATGAATCAAAAGGCGAAACATTTAAAATCCTTGCCCTCACTTTTACAACGAAAGCAGCCAATGAGATGAAAGAACGTATTGAGAAGTACGTGGGAAACGATGTAAAGCGATTATTTATCGGCACGTTTCACAGTTTTTGTTGTGATGTGTTAAGAAAATATGGGAGCTATATTGGTATCGATAATGAGTTTACCCTGTATGAAAATAACGGTGAATACATACAGTTGTTGATCGAAGCGATACAGGATGAATTGGCACGATCGGATTCCAAGTACCGGGACATTCTGATGAAGTTTAAGGAAGACGCTGTTTTACGAAATAGTGTCCAAGGGATATACGCAAAGATTATCCAGTTGAAAAATCGGCTGATTGCACCTGCTGAGATTCATCAGGTTGGGAGTAATTTTTCTGAAGATTTTCGTGTAATGTATCAGTTGTACAATGAAAAACTGCGAGCAAATAATGTTGTTGATTTTGCAGATCTACTTTTTTTGAGCTGCAAATTATTTCAAGAACGTCCGTTTATCGGCAAACAGTACCGAAACGTTTATCGCTATCTGCTAATTGATGAGGCTCAGGACACAAATAAAGCCCAATTTGAATTAATACAAGCGCTATGTGGACGGGAGCATCGCAATGTATTTGTAGTAGCCTGTGAATTTGCACAATAA
- a CDS encoding ATP-dependent nuclease — protein MKYEYRFVPEKNKYEESRSFLDQNGKKIQGKNTTVRKEHLSFFPYFYMETLRDVKREIHNKSSFWGKLKDSLDYSAKEPEIRAITDQLNELLLADNRLGELVERLKQIENSIKISQDSDNIYLQAFSKRSWELLDGLRVYLKSANSNISLPIEKHGMGTQNIAILVIFNAFLEILLPETIENPETTPIIGIEEPEAHVYPHSQRAIFEQLSKIQGQKLISTHSPFIVDNADIYDYIMFRNVNGITEVKQISEYNMGWKFKYGLPQRAYDSNRLFKKEELHSLRRYVQFKNTELLFSTLFLMCEGDTEKIFFEMIAPHYLKKPLGAYGISIISCDGKAYSNFLKIVRKEVLDIPWLIFSDGEEDTKEDVRKAVFTNAYSGEEFDDNVIFLPSGMDFEAYCIDWLGVEVIQNIISDKYGSKTLDQYRKKLEQELNSKHAKNLSRNYFDVQVDQEIPLSVEDYSDTEIINKWVDSQGKTFFSEYVAEHMIENQLPLPREFQLLFDKIAEKLKGR, from the coding sequence TTGAAATATGAATATAGGTTTGTTCCAGAAAAGAATAAATATGAGGAAAGTCGTAGCTTCCTAGATCAAAACGGAAAAAAGATTCAAGGAAAAAATACAACTGTACGTAAAGAACATTTGTCTTTCTTCCCTTATTTTTATATGGAAACGTTGCGTGACGTTAAGCGTGAGATTCATAATAAATCTTCATTTTGGGGTAAACTAAAAGATTCGCTCGATTATTCTGCCAAGGAGCCGGAAATTCGAGCAATAACAGATCAGTTAAATGAACTTTTGCTTGCTGACAATCGCTTGGGTGAATTGGTGGAGCGTCTGAAACAGATCGAAAATAGCATCAAGATTAGTCAAGATTCGGACAATATCTACTTACAGGCATTCTCGAAGCGAAGTTGGGAACTGTTGGATGGTTTGCGTGTTTATTTGAAATCTGCGAATTCAAATATATCCCTTCCAATCGAGAAACACGGAATGGGTACACAAAATATTGCAATACTGGTCATTTTTAATGCCTTTTTGGAAATTTTGTTGCCTGAAACGATTGAAAATCCAGAAACAACACCGATCATTGGTATTGAGGAACCGGAAGCACATGTATATCCTCATTCGCAACGAGCAATTTTTGAGCAATTGTCTAAAATTCAGGGACAGAAGTTAATCAGTACACATTCTCCCTTTATAGTAGATAATGCTGATATTTACGATTACATCATGTTTCGCAATGTCAACGGAATAACAGAAGTGAAACAGATTTCAGAATATAACATGGGATGGAAATTTAAGTATGGCCTTCCTCAAAGAGCGTATGACTCCAATCGTTTGTTTAAAAAAGAGGAACTTCATTCGTTACGCAGGTATGTACAGTTTAAAAATACTGAACTGTTGTTTTCAACACTATTTTTAATGTGCGAAGGGGATACTGAAAAAATCTTTTTCGAAATGATCGCCCCGCACTATTTAAAAAAACCGTTAGGTGCATATGGTATATCTATAATTTCTTGTGATGGAAAAGCATATTCAAATTTTCTTAAAATCGTGAGAAAAGAAGTTCTGGACATTCCTTGGTTGATTTTTTCAGATGGTGAGGAAGATACAAAGGAGGATGTCAGAAAGGCGGTTTTCACCAATGCATATTCTGGTGAAGAATTTGATGATAATGTCATCTTTTTGCCAAGTGGCATGGACTTTGAAGCATATTGTATCGATTGGCTCGGGGTGGAAGTTATTCAAAATATAATTTCGGACAAGTATGGATCGAAAACATTGGATCAATATAGAAAAAAATTAGAGCAGGAATTAAATTCAAAACATGCAAAAAACTTGAGCCGCAATTATTTCGATGTTCAAGTGGATCAGGAAATACCCTTAAGTGTTGAAGATTATAGCGATACAGAAATCATCAACAAATGGGTTGACAGCCAAGGGAAAACTTTTTTTAGTGAGTATGTTGCGGAGCATATGATCGAAAACCAGTTACCACTTCCAAGGGAATTCCAACTTTTATTTGATAAGATTGCTGAAAAACTTAAGGGAAGGTAG
- the rfbC gene encoding dTDP-4-dehydrorhamnose 3,5-epimerase, with amino-acid sequence MKVAKIDLQGLLIIEPDVFGDHRGFFMESYNKQKFAGLGIGYEFVQDNHSLSTEVGTIRGLHYQLPPKAQTKLVRVVAGAIFDVAVDIRKGSPTFGKWFGVELSAANKKQLLIPKGFAHGYCTIEPNTEVLYKVDELYSPVHDRGILWNDPMIGIPWPTELAILSAKDEKHPLLQDAEVFEYKYLMMLKNDGPSLSE; translated from the coding sequence ATGAAAGTTGCAAAAATCGACTTGCAAGGCCTTTTGATTATTGAGCCGGATGTTTTCGGAGATCATCGGGGCTTTTTTATGGAAAGTTACAATAAACAAAAGTTTGCCGGTCTTGGTATCGGGTATGAATTTGTGCAGGACAACCATTCCCTTTCTACCGAAGTGGGCACGATTCGCGGCTTGCATTATCAATTGCCTCCCAAAGCGCAGACGAAGTTGGTCAGGGTTGTGGCGGGGGCGATTTTCGACGTGGCTGTCGATATCCGCAAAGGATCCCCTACTTTCGGGAAATGGTTTGGCGTGGAATTAAGTGCAGCCAATAAAAAGCAATTGTTAATCCCGAAAGGATTTGCTCATGGCTATTGCACGATTGAGCCAAATACGGAAGTACTGTACAAAGTGGATGAACTCTACTCACCGGTGCATGACCGGGGCATTCTCTGGAACGATCCGATGATTGGGATTCCATGGCCGACTGAGTTAGCCATCCTTTCTGCAAAAGACGAGAAGCATCCGTTGTTGCAGGATGCGGAAGTGTTTGAATACAAGTATCTGATGATGCTGAAAAATGACGGTCCATCCTTGAGCGAATGA
- the rfbB gene encoding dTDP-glucose 4,6-dehydratase has protein sequence MNILVTGGAGFIGSNFVHYMVEKYSDDQIINLDALTYAGNLENLKDCETKSNYSFIKGDIINRQLVDSVFQKGVDIVVNFAAESHVDRSITEPGVFIKTNVMGTQVLLDAAKTYGVKKYVQISTDEVYGTLGATGLFTEQTPLAPNSPYSASKASADLLVRAYHETYGLPINITRCSNNYGPYHFPEKLIPLMIIHALSDKPLPVYGDGLNIRDWLHVQDHCAAIDLVMHQGRVGEVYNVGGNHERTNLEIVKTILRELGKPESLIQFVKDRPGHDRRYGIDATKLRTELGWQPKYTFDTGIKETIQWYLQNKDWWQRILSGDYQVYYQKQYGNSLDM, from the coding sequence ATGAATATACTGGTTACAGGCGGCGCTGGTTTTATCGGAAGCAATTTTGTTCACTATATGGTCGAAAAGTATTCGGACGATCAAATCATCAATTTAGACGCTTTGACATATGCCGGGAACTTGGAAAACCTGAAAGACTGTGAAACCAAATCCAATTATTCCTTTATCAAAGGTGACATCATAAATCGCCAGCTTGTCGATTCCGTTTTTCAAAAAGGTGTCGATATCGTTGTAAACTTTGCCGCGGAGTCACATGTTGACCGCAGCATCACAGAGCCAGGTGTTTTCATCAAAACTAACGTCATGGGCACACAGGTGTTGCTGGATGCGGCGAAAACGTATGGGGTAAAAAAATACGTTCAAATTTCCACGGATGAAGTCTATGGCACATTAGGGGCAACGGGTTTATTCACGGAACAAACTCCTCTTGCACCGAACAGCCCCTACTCCGCCAGCAAAGCGAGTGCCGACTTGTTGGTGCGCGCCTATCATGAAACATATGGGCTGCCGATCAATATCACCCGCTGTTCCAACAACTACGGGCCATATCATTTTCCGGAGAAATTGATCCCGTTGATGATCATTCATGCATTGTCTGACAAGCCGCTGCCTGTCTATGGGGATGGATTGAATATCCGGGACTGGCTGCACGTACAGGATCATTGTGCGGCGATTGATCTGGTGATGCATCAGGGAAGAGTGGGCGAAGTGTATAACGTTGGCGGCAATCATGAACGGACAAATCTGGAGATCGTGAAAACGATCTTGCGGGAGCTTGGGAAGCCGGAATCATTGATACAATTTGTAAAAGACCGTCCGGGGCATGATCGGCGCTATGGCATTGATGCGACAAAGCTAAGAACAGAACTCGGATGGCAGCCCAAGTACACATTTGATACGGGGATCAAGGAAACGATTCAATGGTATCTTCAAAATAAAGACTGGTGGCAGCGGATCTTGTCAGGCGACTACCAGGTGTACTATCAGAAGCAATACGGCAATTCGTTGGATATGTAG
- a CDS encoding undecaprenyl-phosphate glucose phosphotransferase, producing MIRAYQKLLNRLFMVLDSLLITLSLFLAWYIRFHSGWFPFEGRLKAGSYFSVLIYIIPVFLFFNSAFGLYSSKRAKRFRAELLGIIKSLFFTGFFTIAGLFFIKQINYSRAVLLSCFILVFVLMSIERLVLRMVLRRIRAKGFNKKHILIIGAGELGQRFLQSLREHPEFGYEALGFLDDALLHAKNTEVDGVPILGTLDKYKSLIEKHHLDQVFIALPLSAHPRLAELIASSERMGIQTFIIPDYYGYLPAKPRIEDFGGIPLIDVRHVPLDDVINGIVKRTFDICVSSMILLLLLPLLLVIGIGIKLTSPGPIFFKQERVGKNRKTFSMYKFRSMRHAVSRASQRDKGWTTADDPRRTRFGSFLRATSLDELPQFYNVLKGDMSIIGPRPERPYFVDQFKDTVPKYMIKHRVRPGITGWAQINGWRGDTSIEERIKCDLFYIENWSFVFDLKIFFLTFIKGFVNRNAY from the coding sequence ATGATTCGGGCATATCAAAAATTATTGAACCGCTTGTTTATGGTATTGGATTCTCTTCTGATCACGTTGTCTCTTTTTCTTGCATGGTATATAAGATTTCATAGTGGTTGGTTTCCTTTTGAAGGACGGTTAAAGGCAGGATCTTACTTTTCCGTTCTCATCTATATTATACCCGTCTTTCTCTTTTTTAATTCTGCGTTTGGATTGTATTCCTCCAAACGTGCGAAACGTTTTCGTGCGGAATTATTGGGTATTATTAAGTCCTTGTTTTTTACCGGTTTTTTTACGATTGCCGGATTGTTCTTCATCAAACAAATTAATTATTCCCGGGCAGTTTTGCTTTCTTGTTTTATCCTTGTGTTTGTATTGATGAGTATCGAGCGTCTCGTATTGCGCATGGTACTGAGAAGGATTCGTGCCAAGGGATTTAACAAAAAACACATTTTAATTATCGGCGCAGGGGAACTCGGTCAGCGTTTCTTGCAGTCGTTGCGGGAACATCCGGAGTTTGGGTATGAGGCGCTGGGATTTCTGGATGATGCGTTATTACATGCAAAAAATACTGAGGTAGATGGTGTACCGATATTAGGAACGTTAGATAAATACAAATCATTGATTGAAAAACACCATCTCGACCAGGTATTTATCGCCCTGCCTTTAAGCGCGCATCCACGACTCGCCGAATTAATCGCTTCATCGGAGCGGATGGGCATTCAGACATTTATCATACCGGATTACTATGGGTATTTGCCGGCAAAACCCCGAATTGAAGACTTTGGCGGCATACCGCTGATCGATGTCCGTCATGTGCCGTTGGATGATGTGATCAATGGGATTGTCAAGAGAACATTTGATATATGCGTGTCTTCTATGATTCTCCTGCTGTTGCTGCCGCTTTTGCTGGTGATAGGGATCGGAATCAAGCTGACTTCCCCCGGACCGATATTTTTCAAACAGGAGCGGGTGGGGAAAAATCGCAAAACCTTTTCCATGTATAAATTTCGTTCCATGCGCCATGCAGTCAGCCGGGCATCACAGAGGGATAAGGGCTGGACAACCGCCGATGATCCGCGCAGAACGCGTTTTGGCAGCTTCTTGCGGGCGACCAGCTTGGATGAATTGCCCCAGTTTTATAACGTCCTGAAAGGGGACATGAGCATTATCGGTCCTCGGCCCGAGCGTCCGTATTTTGTGGATCAATTCAAAGATACCGTGCCCAAATACATGATCAAGCATCGGGTGCGCCCCGGCATCACCGGTTGGGCGCAGATCAACGGCTGGCGCGGCGATACGTCCATTGAAGAGCGGATCAAGTGCGATTTGTTTTATATTGAGAATTGGAGCTTTGTGTTTGATTTGAAGATTTTCTTTCTGACCTTTATCAAGGGGTTTGTCAATCGGAACGCGTATTGA